The following are from one region of the Rhinoraja longicauda isolate Sanriku21f chromosome 33, sRhiLon1.1, whole genome shotgun sequence genome:
- the LOC144609112 gene encoding ubiquitin carboxyl-terminal hydrolase 50-like, producing the protein MEDNNSRARYYHLVPKYSNGSLFDSSVSSAGIERQDGGAGQTGLGNTGNTCYMNCILQCLSNSTPLVEYFITGAYADDINRGRGELSNAFSALVMDIWLGDCVYIFPDEVKRVLGKMHASFSDGTQQDAQELLLFFLNILHNDLKRSSGVRNIETSIVTKLFQGQLSYIKLCLNCYHKSNQTENFLSLSLPMPPDSRCSIQDCLRLFFKEEVLSSRDQPFCSFCGRKQDQTESIQLLKAPDIIIIHLKRFESDDHGHRKLTSTVNFPLEDLDLTQYTTTPATQQLKYQLYAVVNHTGTLDSGHYTAFCKNPVTQNWHEFNDAKVTSISEHKIQSPAAYVLFYNCVNFQWPQ; encoded by the exons ATGGAGGATAACAACAGCAG agcACGATACTACCACCTTGTCCCCAAGTACAGCAATGGCTCGCTGTTTGACTCCAGCGTCTCCAGCGCTGGCATCGAACGGCAGGACGGAGGCGCAGGACAGACAGGCCTGGGCAACACGGGCAACACCTGCTACATGAACTGCATCCTGCAGTGCCTGAGCAACTCCACACCGCTGGTCGAGTACTTCATCACCGGGGCCTATGCTGATGATATAAACAG AGGCCGTGGGGAGCTATCTAATGCCTTCTCGGCTTTAGTGATGGACATATGGCTGGGGGATTGTGTGtacatctttccagatgaagtgaaGAGAGTTCTTGGAAAGATGCATGCTTCCTTCTCTGATGGGACCCAGCAAGATGCCCAGGAGCTGCTTCTCTTCTTTCTCAACATTCTCCATAATGATCTGAAGAGA TCTTCAggtgtgagaaacatagaaacatcaatCGTTACAAAGTTGTTCCAAGGGCAACTGAGTTACATAAAACTCTGCCTGAATTGTTACCACAAGTCCAACCAAACCGAGAACTTCCTGAGCCTGTCACTCCCCATGCCACCAGACAGCAGATGTTCCATTCAG GACTGTCTCAGGCTGTTCTTTAAAGAAGAGGTTCTGAGCTCGAGGGACCAGCCTTTCTGCTCCTTCTGCGGCCGGAAGCAGGACCAGACGGAGAGTATCCAGCTGCTGAAGGCTCCTGACATTATCATCATCCACCTGAAGCG CTTTGAATCGGACGATCACGGCCACAGGAAACTGACCAGCACGGTGAATTTTCCACTCGAAGATCTCGATCTGACTCAGTACACAACCACTCCAGCAACTCAGCAGCTGAAGTATCAGCTCTATGCTGTGGTG AACCACACCGGCACCTTGGACAGTGGCCACTACACTGCCTTCTGCAAGAACCCAGTGACACAGAACTGGCATGAGTTCAATGATGCAAAAGTAACCAGCATTTCTGAGCACAAGATCCAGTCACCAGCAGCCTATGTACTCTTCTATAATTGTGTGAATTTTCAGTGGCCTCAATAA